A single Stutzerimonas stutzeri DNA region contains:
- a CDS encoding histidine phosphatase family protein has protein sequence MGSIYLIRHGQASFGAENYDVLSPLGFQQAAALGDYLDRLGVRFDRCVSGELNRQQDTARATLARMSHHPTNRLPTVEIDSAFNEFRADEVIRAHMADLLAVEPDAMQIFGNAANHRAEFQRLFSYVIGRWVSGEHEKDGLESWQSFIDRVQGGLNRLLDQASKKDRIAVFTSGGTITALLQLIIGVPPIKAFELNWQIVNTSLSHLKFRGQDVALASFNSHGHLELLNNPELVTYR, from the coding sequence ATGGGCAGTATTTACCTGATCAGGCATGGTCAGGCGTCGTTCGGCGCAGAAAACTACGATGTCCTGTCGCCGCTTGGCTTTCAGCAAGCCGCTGCCCTGGGTGATTATCTGGACCGGCTGGGTGTACGTTTCGACCGCTGCGTGAGCGGAGAGTTGAACCGGCAGCAAGATACCGCACGAGCGACCCTTGCCAGAATGAGCCATCACCCGACCAATCGACTTCCGACCGTCGAAATCGACTCGGCATTCAACGAATTCCGGGCCGATGAGGTGATCCGTGCGCACATGGCCGACCTGCTCGCGGTCGAGCCCGACGCAATGCAGATTTTCGGCAATGCCGCCAACCACCGGGCCGAATTTCAACGCCTGTTCAGTTATGTGATTGGGCGATGGGTCTCCGGCGAGCACGAAAAGGACGGCCTGGAAAGCTGGCAGAGCTTCATCGATCGGGTCCAGGGTGGATTGAACCGCCTGCTCGATCAAGCGAGCAAAAAGGACCGGATCGCGGTCTTCACATCTGGCGGGACCATCACCGCACTGCTTCAATTGATCATCGGCGTACCGCCTATCAAGGCGTTCGAATTGAACTGGCAGATCGTCAATACCTCGCTCAGCCATCTGAAGTTTCGCGGCCAGGACGTGGCACTGGCTTCGTTCAACAGCCACGGACATCTGGAACTGCTGAACAATCCGGAGCTTGTCACCTATCGATAG
- a CDS encoding SCP2 sterol-binding domain-containing protein, with translation MSNVDETIQGMKAKFNPSAAAGLDLVFQFNITDAENYYLVVKDGTCDFQKGESADANVTLIMDSETMQGVISGETDGMQAFMAGKLRAEGDMMLALKLSELFPA, from the coding sequence ATGAGCAATGTCGACGAAACCATCCAGGGCATGAAGGCCAAGTTCAACCCCAGCGCTGCCGCCGGCCTGGACCTCGTGTTCCAGTTCAACATCACCGACGCGGAAAACTATTATCTGGTCGTCAAGGATGGCACTTGTGACTTCCAAAAAGGCGAGTCGGCCGATGCCAACGTAACGCTGATCATGGACAGCGAAACCATGCAGGGCGTCATCAGCGGCGAAACCGACGGAATGCAAGCATTCATGGCCGGTAAACTGCGCGCAGAAGGCGACATGATGCTCGCGCTCAAGCTGAGCGAACTGTTCCCGGCGTAA
- a CDS encoding phosphotransferase family protein — protein MALTDQTSHIREGEELPTEVIDHYLKAHIPGLEGTPLISQFPGGASNLTYLLEYPSQEFVLRRPPFGHKAKSAHDMGREYRILNQLNAGFPYCPKAYAHCTDETLIGAEFYVMERVKGIILREDMPAELGFTPQQTAALCKSFIDKFVDLHNVDYNACGLGDLGKPEGYVQRQITGWIDRYERAMTPDAPGWEPVKAWLRDKMPADHHKPGIVHNDYRFDNVILNPQNPMEIIGVLDWEMTTIGDPLMDLGNTLAYWIEATDPPPMQLIRKQPSNAPGMLTRQQFVDYYAERAGIRIDNFDYYYTYGLFRLAAIVQQIYYRYFHGQTQDKRFAKFVQMNALLEHVSLQVIDKSKL, from the coding sequence ATGGCGCTAACAGATCAGACCAGCCACATACGCGAAGGCGAAGAACTGCCTACCGAGGTCATCGACCACTACCTCAAAGCCCACATCCCGGGGCTGGAAGGCACGCCGCTCATTTCGCAGTTTCCGGGTGGCGCGTCCAACCTGACGTACCTGCTCGAGTATCCCTCGCAGGAGTTCGTGTTACGCCGCCCTCCGTTCGGCCACAAGGCCAAGTCCGCGCACGACATGGGCCGTGAATACCGAATCCTCAACCAGCTCAACGCCGGCTTTCCTTACTGCCCGAAAGCGTATGCCCACTGCACTGACGAGACATTGATCGGCGCCGAGTTCTACGTGATGGAGCGCGTCAAGGGCATCATCCTGCGCGAAGACATGCCTGCCGAGCTCGGATTCACTCCGCAGCAGACCGCGGCGCTCTGCAAGAGCTTCATCGACAAGTTCGTCGACCTGCACAACGTCGACTACAACGCCTGCGGCCTGGGTGACCTGGGCAAGCCGGAAGGTTACGTACAACGTCAGATCACCGGTTGGATCGATCGTTACGAACGCGCGATGACGCCCGATGCGCCCGGTTGGGAGCCGGTGAAAGCCTGGCTGCGCGACAAGATGCCAGCCGATCATCACAAGCCCGGCATCGTCCACAATGACTACCGTTTCGACAATGTCATCCTGAATCCGCAGAACCCGATGGAGATCATCGGCGTCCTGGATTGGGAGATGACCACGATTGGCGACCCGCTGATGGACCTTGGCAACACGCTCGCCTACTGGATCGAAGCGACCGATCCGCCGCCCATGCAACTGATCCGCAAGCAACCCAGCAATGCCCCGGGCATGCTGACGCGCCAGCAGTTCGTCGATTACTACGCCGAGCGTGCCGGCATTCGTATCGACAACTTCGACTACTACTACACCTACGGCCTGTTCCGCCTGGCGGCTATCGTGCAGCAGATCTACTACCGCTATTTCCACGGCCAAACGCAAGACAAGCGGTTCGCGAAATTCGTGCAAATGAACGCGCTGCTTGAGCACGTGAGCCTGCAGGTCATCGACAAATCGAAGCTGTAA
- a CDS encoding SDR family oxidoreductase codes for MSKTTLFDLDGKIAFVSGASRGIGEAIAKLLAQQGAHVIVSSRKIEGCQAVADAIVAAGGKATPVACHIGELEQIQTVFAQIREQFGRLDILVNNAATNPQFCHILDTDVSAFQKTVDVNIRGYFFMSVEAGKLMREHGGGSIINVASINGVTPGNFQGIYSVTKAAVINMTKAFAKECAPQGIRCNALLPGLTDTKFASALVKNDSIREEALRHIPLHRVADPSEMAGAVLYLASDASSYTTGLSLNVDGGYLA; via the coding sequence ATGAGCAAAACCACCCTGTTCGATCTGGACGGAAAGATCGCGTTCGTCTCAGGAGCCAGCCGTGGCATCGGCGAGGCCATTGCCAAACTGCTGGCCCAGCAAGGCGCCCATGTCATCGTCTCCAGCCGCAAGATCGAAGGATGCCAGGCCGTTGCCGACGCCATTGTCGCCGCGGGCGGCAAAGCGACCCCGGTCGCTTGCCATATCGGTGAGCTGGAGCAGATTCAGACGGTCTTCGCGCAAATCCGCGAGCAGTTCGGCCGGCTGGACATCCTGGTCAACAACGCCGCCACCAATCCGCAGTTCTGCCATATTCTGGACACCGACGTTTCCGCGTTCCAGAAGACCGTCGACGTGAACATCCGTGGCTACTTCTTCATGTCGGTCGAAGCCGGCAAGCTGATGCGCGAGCACGGGGGTGGCAGCATCATCAACGTCGCTTCCATCAACGGCGTAACGCCGGGCAATTTCCAGGGGATCTACTCGGTCACCAAGGCGGCCGTGATCAACATGACCAAGGCCTTCGCCAAGGAGTGCGCCCCGCAGGGCATTCGCTGCAATGCGCTGCTGCCGGGCCTGACGGACACCAAGTTTGCCTCTGCACTGGTCAAGAACGACTCGATCCGCGAAGAAGCGCTGCGTCATATCCCGCTGCACCGTGTTGCCGACCCAAGCGAAATGGCCGGTGCCGTGTTGTACCTCGCCAGTGACGCATCGAGCTACACCACCGGATTGTCGCTCAACGTGGACGGCGGTTATCTCGCCTGA
- a CDS encoding TSUP family transporter has translation MPMLEFAMDPWVLAALMTVAFVAGFIDAIAGGGGLLTLPALLTAGLPPHLVLGTNKLCATFGAATASFTFYRRKLFDPSQWRSALMATAIGAALGAGMAHLIPARWLNQLLPLVVFACGMYLLFGRVPTAPRDDVPVIGRRRQWPQGLTLGFYDGVAGPGTGAFWTVSNMLIYPLDLLKASGVARSMNFVSNGVALAVFIYSGHVAWTLGIGMGLALMGGAYLGARTAIQGGSKFIRPIFILVVLALSLRLAWQHWIGAT, from the coding sequence ATGCCGATGCTTGAATTCGCCATGGACCCGTGGGTACTGGCCGCCCTGATGACCGTCGCATTCGTGGCCGGCTTTATCGATGCGATTGCCGGCGGTGGCGGCCTGCTGACCCTGCCCGCATTGCTCACGGCCGGATTGCCACCGCATCTGGTGCTAGGCACCAACAAACTGTGCGCGACCTTCGGGGCGGCCACCGCCAGCTTCACGTTCTACCGAAGGAAGCTGTTCGATCCCAGCCAATGGCGCTCCGCGCTCATGGCCACGGCGATAGGGGCTGCGTTGGGCGCGGGCATGGCCCACCTGATCCCAGCCCGCTGGCTCAATCAGTTGCTGCCCCTGGTGGTTTTCGCCTGTGGGATGTACCTGCTGTTCGGTCGGGTACCGACCGCGCCACGGGACGATGTGCCGGTGATCGGCAGGCGCCGGCAGTGGCCTCAAGGGCTGACATTGGGCTTCTATGACGGCGTGGCCGGACCCGGCACTGGTGCGTTCTGGACGGTCAGCAACATGCTGATCTATCCACTCGACCTGCTCAAGGCCAGCGGCGTGGCACGCAGCATGAACTTCGTCAGTAATGGCGTGGCCCTTGCTGTGTTCATCTACAGCGGGCACGTTGCCTGGACATTGGGAATCGGCATGGGACTTGCCCTCATGGGCGGCGCCTACCTGGGCGCACGCACAGCGATTCAAGGCGGATCGAAGTTCATTCGACCGATCTTTATCCTGGTGGTGCTGGCGTTGAGCCTGCGACTAGCCTGGCAGCACTGGATCGGGGCGACCTGA
- the nudC gene encoding NAD(+) diphosphatase, whose amino-acid sequence MSLRWQPARLDPAGDGGWAVVHCQQGFLFDANGVLFPRSWLKRLELPLLSEQGLGYFDGDEVFLLELAHPVEVPGAAWQSLRQLMMQDDDTDRFRMLGFAAQIGTWASHHRFCGSCGNPMRQHPAERAMQCERCGIHHYPRISPSMIVLVTRGDELLLARSPRFAPGVYSTLAGFVEPGESVEQCVRREVHEEVGVSIHEPRYVCSQGWPFPHSLMLGFHAEYASGDIVMQPEEIEDAGWFSIHDLPALPAPKSIARYLIELYLARRSGRPDPVLPG is encoded by the coding sequence ATGAGCCTGCGCTGGCAACCTGCACGGCTCGATCCCGCCGGGGACGGCGGTTGGGCGGTGGTGCATTGCCAGCAGGGCTTTCTCTTCGATGCCAATGGCGTGCTGTTTCCCAGAAGCTGGCTCAAGCGGCTCGAATTGCCTTTGTTGAGCGAGCAGGGCTTGGGTTACTTCGACGGCGACGAGGTGTTCTTGCTGGAGCTGGCGCATCCCGTTGAAGTGCCCGGCGCAGCCTGGCAGAGCCTGCGCCAGCTCATGATGCAGGACGACGACACCGACCGGTTCCGCATGCTTGGCTTTGCCGCACAGATCGGCACCTGGGCCAGTCATCACCGCTTCTGCGGCAGTTGCGGCAACCCGATGCGCCAGCACCCGGCGGAGCGGGCAATGCAATGCGAGCGTTGTGGCATTCACCACTACCCGCGCATCTCGCCGAGCATGATCGTTCTTGTGACCCGCGGCGACGAGTTGCTGCTGGCCCGCTCGCCCCGGTTCGCTCCGGGGGTATACAGCACGCTGGCCGGGTTCGTCGAGCCGGGCGAGTCGGTCGAGCAGTGCGTGCGGCGCGAAGTGCACGAAGAAGTCGGGGTTTCGATCCATGAGCCGCGCTACGTCTGCAGTCAGGGCTGGCCATTTCCGCATTCGCTGATGCTTGGTTTTCATGCGGAATATGCCTCGGGCGACATCGTGATGCAGCCCGAAGAGATCGAAGACGCCGGTTGGTTTTCCATTCACGACCTACCCGCGCTGCCTGCGCCCAAATCCATTGCTCGCTATCTAATCGAGCTTTATCTGGCCCGTCGCTCAGGTCGCCCCGATCCAGTGCTGCCAGGCTAG
- a CDS encoding ferrous iron transporter B, whose product MVTGATSLSLVRDELFATMEEAEQSLEHFIIDRNNGSLLQQAVENLKQVRGILKLIELTGAELLAQEILQLATDIPVGAGEERDTQLAALSNALYVLGRYLEGVDASRQEMPELLLPPINALRLVSGQSALPESFFFSARLDHARPPIVAAVREPEARATEARRLRQMYQVGLLGFIREDNAPASLKLMARALNRLDLLFANTPAGRLCWLGSAALEAQLDGQLLARQSRKQLFSRLDRELRQINSNTAAYEPPRVLLKELLYLVALAESSGPLATEVREIFSLGSLPFTDHLLEDESQRLAGPGQAVMRSLSSAIREELASLKDLLDLIERQTAPAESYTQLHSLLGKLAKTLGMVGLSSASSTLHGQLTTVSGWSAEHKPDSQALLKLADAVLYVESMVASLERGERRDSRPQIAQPGQEAEAFANHQLTEACIVVIGEATAGLALAKRAITAYLESNGEKLHLANVPFSLMAVRGGLRFLEQDRAAELIGACADFIQKQMLEGTQMPAEQMLETLADALTSLEYYLDGGAILRRDDSRASVLDIASESVRALGLPVAA is encoded by the coding sequence ATGGTTACCGGAGCTACTTCACTCAGCCTGGTCCGCGATGAGCTATTCGCAACCATGGAGGAAGCCGAGCAGAGTCTCGAGCATTTCATCATCGATCGAAACAACGGCAGTCTGTTGCAGCAGGCGGTCGAGAATCTCAAGCAGGTTCGCGGCATCCTCAAGCTCATCGAATTGACCGGGGCCGAACTGCTCGCGCAGGAAATCCTCCAGCTGGCGACCGACATTCCTGTCGGCGCAGGCGAGGAGCGCGATACCCAACTGGCGGCGCTGAGCAATGCGCTGTACGTCCTCGGTCGCTACCTGGAAGGAGTTGACGCCAGCCGCCAGGAGATGCCCGAATTGCTCCTGCCGCCGATCAATGCATTGCGCCTCGTCAGTGGGCAGTCTGCGCTACCGGAAAGCTTTTTCTTCAGTGCCAGGCTCGATCACGCACGGCCACCGATCGTTGCGGCGGTGCGAGAGCCCGAGGCACGAGCGACCGAGGCGCGACGACTGCGGCAGATGTATCAGGTCGGGCTGCTGGGTTTCATTCGTGAAGATAACGCCCCGGCCAGCCTCAAACTGATGGCGCGTGCGCTCAATCGCCTGGACCTGCTGTTCGCCAATACCCCTGCGGGGCGTCTCTGCTGGCTGGGCAGTGCCGCGCTGGAGGCCCAGTTGGACGGCCAGCTCCTGGCGCGTCAGTCGCGCAAGCAACTGTTCTCCAGGCTCGACCGCGAGCTTCGGCAGATCAACAGCAATACGGCCGCTTACGAACCACCACGGGTTTTGCTCAAGGAGTTGTTGTACCTGGTTGCGCTGGCCGAAAGCAGCGGGCCTCTGGCGACCGAGGTCAGGGAAATCTTTTCGCTAGGCTCGCTTCCCTTCACCGATCATCTGCTCGAGGACGAGTCCCAGCGCCTGGCCGGCCCGGGCCAGGCGGTGATGCGTTCGTTGTCGTCGGCGATTCGCGAAGAACTGGCGAGCCTCAAGGATCTGCTGGACCTCATCGAGCGGCAGACGGCTCCGGCCGAGTCGTACACCCAACTGCACAGCCTGCTGGGCAAGCTGGCAAAAACCCTGGGCATGGTGGGGCTATCGTCTGCCTCGAGCACCCTGCATGGGCAGCTCACCACGGTTTCCGGCTGGAGCGCCGAACACAAACCCGATTCCCAGGCCCTGTTGAAGCTGGCCGACGCGGTGCTTTACGTCGAGAGCATGGTCGCTAGCCTGGAGCGTGGCGAGCGCCGTGATTCGCGACCTCAGATCGCGCAGCCAGGCCAGGAGGCCGAGGCTTTCGCCAACCACCAGCTTACCGAAGCCTGCATCGTCGTCATCGGCGAAGCGACCGCCGGCCTGGCATTGGCCAAGCGCGCGATCACCGCCTACCTGGAGTCCAATGGGGAAAAGCTGCACCTGGCCAACGTCCCGTTCAGTTTGATGGCGGTGCGCGGTGGGTTGCGTTTCCTTGAGCAGGATCGGGCGGCCGAGCTGATCGGCGCCTGCGCGGACTTCATCCAGAAGCAGATGCTCGAAGGCACGCAGATGCCTGCGGAACAGATGCTCGAAACCCTGGCCGATGCCCTGACCAGTCTGGAGTACTACCTTGACGGTGGGGCCATACTGCGACGCGACGATTCGCGTGCCAGCGTCCTCGACATTGCGTCCGAGAGTGTGCGGGCGTTGGGCCTTCCGGTGGCGGCCTGA
- a CDS encoding crotonase/enoyl-CoA hydratase family protein gives MTEYQAFRVELKDRIAHVAINRPEKINAMNAAFWSEIVDIFKWIDDTDEVRVVVLSGEGKHFSAGIDLQMLAQAATALGRDVGRNAEHLRRQILKLQASFNAVDHCRKPVIAAIQGYCIGGAIDLIAACDMRYSTLDAQFSIKEIDMGMAADVGTLQRLPRIIGDGMMRELAYTGRSVDGQEAQSMGLVNRAYADQPTLMAAVFALAAEIAAKSPVAIRGTKEMIRYMRDHRVDDGLEYIATWNAAMLQSADLKVAMAAHMSKQKPEFAD, from the coding sequence GTGACTGAGTACCAAGCCTTCCGTGTGGAGTTAAAGGACAGGATCGCCCATGTAGCGATCAATCGGCCTGAGAAGATCAACGCCATGAACGCTGCCTTCTGGAGCGAAATCGTCGACATCTTCAAATGGATCGACGATACGGACGAGGTCCGGGTGGTGGTGCTGTCGGGCGAGGGAAAGCATTTTTCCGCCGGTATCGACCTGCAGATGTTGGCGCAGGCCGCCACGGCGTTGGGGCGCGACGTCGGGCGTAACGCCGAGCACCTGCGCCGCCAGATTCTCAAGCTTCAGGCGTCCTTCAACGCCGTGGACCATTGCCGCAAGCCCGTGATCGCCGCCATTCAGGGCTACTGCATCGGCGGTGCCATCGACCTGATTGCCGCGTGCGACATGCGTTACAGCACCCTCGACGCGCAGTTCTCGATCAAGGAGATCGACATGGGCATGGCCGCCGATGTCGGCACGCTGCAACGGCTGCCGCGGATCATCGGTGACGGAATGATGCGCGAACTCGCCTACACCGGTCGCAGCGTCGATGGCCAGGAAGCGCAGTCCATGGGCCTGGTCAATCGTGCCTATGCCGACCAGCCGACACTCATGGCCGCGGTGTTCGCCTTGGCGGCGGAGATTGCAGCGAAATCGCCAGTGGCGATTCGCGGTACCAAGGAAATGATCCGTTATATGCGCGATCATCGTGTGGATGACGGGCTCGAATACATCGCTACCTGGAACGCGGCCATGCTTCAGTCGGCCGATCTCAAGGTGGCCATGGCGGCACATATGAGCAAACAGAAGCCGGAATTCGCCGACTGA